ATCCTTTGTAGGTTTTCTGGATGGTGAAGTGGATTCCAGAGGTATGTGTCCCACGCCACTCGTGGGTACCGATGCCCACGACCTTCAGGGCTGGTGTTGGGGGCTTCGTGCTGGGTCTGCTCACTTCGGCGGCTTCCGCCTGACTCCTTTCCAGCCGTCTCATCGTCAGTCTTTCTCTTTCAAGTCCCTGCTATTGAGGAGCACGTGCTGGACGACAGGCATTTGCTGAAGCCATGGGATCCTAAGAAGGTCGGTGCGGCCCACTTCCCGGTTCTTTCTGTGGGGCGGGGCTTCCTCCGTGCGCCGGAGCCCTGGCCTCCTTCCCAcgttctccttctctcctcagctgtcctcctcctcttcccgaCCGCGGTCCTGTGAAGTCCCTGGAATTAAGTAGGTGCCTCTGCTAGGCTGCCCGAGGGGCCGAGGGACACGTGGGAGGCCGGCCTCTGCCCCatctcccctctcttcctgtgcCCTGCAGCGCCTTCCCGTCCCCCGACCAGCCTGCCGGCGTGCCTGGCCTCCCACCTGCCATGAACACGGGCGGCTCCCTACCCGACCTCACCAGCCTGCACTTCCCCCCGCCACTGCCCACTCCCCTGGACCCGGAGGAGATGGCCTACCCCAGCCTGAGCGGGGGCAACAGTACCTCCAATCTGACCCACACCATGACCCACCTCGGCATCAGCGGGGGCCTGGGCCCTGGCGCGGGCTACGATGCGCCGGGTGAGCGGCTGTCCTggctggagggggggggggggcggggtgctgGGGGAGCTGGTCCGGGAGCCTCCTGTGACCGCCCGCGCCAGTCCTCCCCAGGAATTCTACACGGCAGGCGCGGCTCTCTCTCGAAAGGTGATGGCGGGCAGCCCCCGGGTGGGCCGTGCCGGCCTCACTGTCAGGGACAGAGCAGGGAGGACATTGTGTTGCCACGTCATAGTCTGGTCGCTGCTCTCtgttctgggcagaaagcagccCGGCCCCGTCGGTAACGTTGGCATCCGTGCTTCTTGTCTGTGCCTGCAGGACTCCAGTCCCCTGTCAGCCACCTGTCCTTGCAGCCCTCCCTGAGCAATCCCAACCTCCAGGCCTCGCTGAgcggcccccagccccagctgcagGGCTCCCACAGCCACCCCTCCCTGCCGGCCTCCTCCCTGGGCCGCCACGCACTGCCCGCCACCTCGCTGGGCCACCCCTCGCTCAGTGCCCCGGCCCTGTCCTCCAGTTCCTCCTCCGCTTCAGCTCCCGCGCTGGGTGCCCCCCCTTACCCACCTTCGACCCCCGGAGCCTCCCCCCGCCACCGTCGCGTGCCCCTCAGCCCCCTGAGTTTGCCCGCGGGCCCAGCTGAAGCCAGAAGGTCCCAACAGCAGCTGCCCAAACAGTTTTCGCCAACAATGTCACCCACCTTGTCCTCCATCACTCAGGTACGCGTGGCGGCCTTGTGTCCCTGTTTGCTCCTCTCTCCCCGCCACACGCCCCCTCCCACGCCCCTCGCTCCTGTGCTTCTccgctccctccttcctctgtgcccctCATTTTGGGGGTGAGCCGCTTCCCGGTTCacggcccacccccaccccatcccggGACAGGTGCTGTGCGGGCCGAGAGCCTCGCCGCCTCACCTGTGGGACACGGGTGCCGTCCTAAGGGTCACAGGAGCCGCATCCGGGCTGTGCTTAGGCTGGGCCCAGCCAGGGGCAGCCCCGCAGGTCGTAGCTTTTcctcccctgcttctcccccagctgCTTTCCTCGTGTGTTTTGTCTCTCACGCCTCCATCCTGTCCTGCCCCGGCCGCCGCTGCTCTTCTTCCGCAGAGTTCATAGAGTCAGGGGCTCTTGGGTCACGGAGCCCCATCTCTTCGTGGTACAGAGGAGGGCACTGCCCGGAGGGAAAGTACTTTCCGGGCTCGCTTAGCAAGTTAGGGGGAGTTGGGAGGTGAAGGAGAACCAGtgagggctccttcctcagcgcCCAGCCGCGCGGcaacccctgccccttctctgggccGCAGCCCTTCCCAGGGATGGGCGGTCCGCGCCCCCGGAGGCAGGTCTGCAGCCAGGCCTGCCGGGGCTCTGCTCCCTGCAGCCCGGATCAagcctcacctccctccctccttcctgctctccctgtGTCTGCCCTCGAGTCCCTCGAGCCCACGGGGCACGCACctgcggcggggggtgggggagtgggggccGGTGGTGGCCGCGCTCACTTGCTCTGGTCCTGATGTGCGTGGTGATTGCGGGCACCCAGCCCCGGGGTGTCCCGTGGAACGCTGGCACGTTTGTGTTGAGGATGGTTGTGGCTTCACAGGGTGGGAAGCCCTGGCTGAGGGGCTCTCCTGAGGGGtaagcttctccctctttccttgctTCTCTTCAGGGTGTCCCCTTGGATACCAGCAAGCTGTCCACTGACCAGCGGCTGCCTCCATATCCATACAGCACCCCTGGTTTGCTTCTGCCCAGCCAGCCGGCCACCCCAAAGCCTCTGCAGCAGCCCGGGCTGACCTCCCAGGCCTGCTCCAGGCAGCCCTCCGGGGGACAGCCCCTGGGCCGGCCGCTGCACTTCGGATCACTGTACCCGCCCAGCTCCGGTGGGCAAGGGCAGCCGTCTTACCACCGGCCAGGAAGTGACTTCGGCCTGGGGAGTGTGAGTACCCGGGTCCAAAAGcaggggggaggttggggggggggtgggctcgAGGGGCCCCTGCGTCGCATCGCTGGTGCACGCTGAATTGGCAGATccggggtggtgggggagaggctCCGACCCCTGGAGCGCAGAGCTCCGCCAGCCCGAGGCTTCTGCCTTCCTGCGTCTGACCCCTGCTCTTGCTGCTGCCCCCCAGCCCGCTCTGCGCAGCGCGCTTGCTGACGACAGCCACTCTGACGCCTTCTCTCCGGGGCATGCCCACGCTCTGTCCCGGCAGGTACGGCGCCCACACCAACTCCGGGCCTGGTGCTTGCCGCTTGGGCTCTGCTTGCCACCTTCTTCCCGACTCTGCGCTGATCTCTGCAGTCGGGGGCGGGGCGTGCTTTGCTGGACAAACAGGACGGATTTGCCAGGCAGGCAGGGTCAGTGGGACCCCCGTTCTGAAGTGCCTCCTCGGGCCCTGTCCGTGTGTCTGTAGCTGGAGCAGTTCACCATGGAGAGCCCGTCAGCCAGCCTGGCGCTGGATCCCCCTGGCTTTTCTGAAGGACCTGGATTTTTAGGGGGCGAGGGGCCAGTGAGTAGCCTCCAGGACCCTCGTGCCCTCAACCACCAGAACTTGACCCGCTG
This portion of the Mustela lutreola isolate mMusLut2 chromosome 14, mMusLut2.pri, whole genome shotgun sequence genome encodes:
- the CRTC2 gene encoding CREB-regulated transcription coactivator 2 isoform X4 gives rise to the protein MLGSAEQCMTPRSSPAALGLCFGWLQRSSEVGIHLPQKDLGSVGSACQTDGCGVLLPGQITFPQSGDQAGLNRVTAPSVTPSLKAPLAIQGLLNELEVCLLVLGLVFQRGEPAFPRCSSWGGTGSVAFLRGANGRAQKPVPSGAGRKELQAQKLRLAYTRSSHYGGSLPNVNQIGCGLAEFQSPLHSPLDSARGTRHHGLVERVQRDPRRMVSPLRRCPRHVDSSPYGPAYLSPPPESGWRRAVPWGSFPAEKGQMFRLPSALNRTSSDSALHTSVMNPSPQDTYPGPAPPSILPGRRGGFLDGEVDSRAVSSSVFLFQVPAIEEHVLDDRHLLKPWDPKKLSSSSSRPRSCEVPGINAFPSPDQPAGVPGLPPAMNTGGSLPDLTSLHFPPPLPTPLDPEEMAYPSLSGGNSTSNLTHTMTHLGISGGLGPGAGYDAPGLQSPVSHLSLQPSLSNPNLQASLSGPQPQLQGSHSHPSLPASSLGRHALPATSLGHPSLSAPALSSSSSSASAPALGAPPYPPSTPGASPRHRRVPLSPLSLPAGPAEARRSQQQLPKQFSPTMSPTLSSITQGVPLDTSKLSTDQRLPPYPYSTPGLLLPSQPATPKPLQQPGLTSQACSRQPSGGQPLGRPLHFGSLYPPSSGGQGQPSYHRPGSDFGLGSLEQFTMESPSASLALDPPGFSEGPGFLGGEGPVSSLQDPRALNHQNLTRCSRRASGPDDLLPGESSPGFSKEIAAALAGVPGFEGPAAGLGLGLEEDLRMEPLGLEGLHMLSDPCALLPDPAVEDSFRSDRLQ
- the CRTC2 gene encoding CREB-regulated transcription coactivator 2 isoform X8 — protein: MATAGANGPGSAAASNPRKFSEKIALQKQRQAEETAAFEEVMMDIGSTRLQAQKLRLAYTRSSHYGGSLPNVNQIGCGLAEFQSPLHSPLDSARGTRHHGLVERVQRDPRRMVSPLRRCPRHVDSSPYGPAYLSPPPESGWRRAVPWGSFPAEKGQMFRLPSALNRTSSDSALHTSVMNPSPQDTYPGPAPPSILPGRRGGFLDGEVDSRAVSSSVFLFQVPAIEEHVLDDRHLLKPWDPKKLSSSSSRPRSCEVPGINAFPSPDQPAGVPGLPPAMNTGGSLPDLTSLHFPPPLPTPLDPEEMAYPSLSGGNSTSNLTHTMTHLGISGGLGPGAGYDAPGLQSPVSHLSLQPSLSNPNLQASLSGPQPQLQGSHSHPSLPASSLGRHALPATSLGHPSLSAPALSSSSSSASAPALGAPPYPPSTPGASPRHRRVPLSPLSLPAGPAEARRSQQQLPKQFSPTMSPTLSSITQGVPLDTSKLSTDQRLPPYPYSTPGLLLPSQPATPKPLQQPGLTSQACSRQPSGGQPLGRPLHFGSLYPPSSGGQGQPSYHRPGSDFGLGSPALRSALADDSHSDAFSPGHAHALSRQLEQFTMESPSASLALDPPGFSEGPGFLGGEGPVSSLQDPRALNHQNLTRCSRRASGPDDLLPGESSPGFSKEIAAALAGVPGFEGPAAGLGLGLEEDLRMEPLGLEGLHMLSDPCALLPDPAVEDSFRSDRLQ
- the CRTC2 gene encoding CREB-regulated transcription coactivator 2 isoform X11 encodes the protein MVSPLRRCPRHVDSSPYGPAYLSPPPESGWRRAVPWGSFPAEKGQMFRLPSALNRTSSDSALHTSVMNPSPQDTYPGPAPPSILPGRRGGFLDGEVDSRAVSSSVFLFQVPAIEEHVLDDRHLLKPWDPKKLSSSSSRPRSCEVPGINAFPSPDQPAGVPGLPPAMNTGGSLPDLTSLHFPPPLPTPLDPEEMAYPSLSGGNSTSNLTHTMTHLGISGGLGPGAGYDAPGLQSPVSHLSLQPSLSNPNLQASLSGPQPQLQGSHSHPSLPASSLGRHALPATSLGHPSLSAPALSSSSSSASAPALGAPPYPPSTPGASPRHRRVPLSPLSLPAGPAEARRSQQQLPKQFSPTMSPTLSSITQGVPLDTSKLSTDQRLPPYPYSTPGLLLPSQPATPKPLQQPGLTSQACSRQPSGGQPLGRPLHFGSLYPPSSGGQGQPSYHRPGSDFGLGSPALRSALADDSHSDAFSPGHAHALSRQLEQFTMESPSASLALDPPGFSEGPGFLGGEGPVSSLQDPRALNHQNLTRCSRRASGPDDLLPGESSPGFSKEIAAALAGVPGFEGPAAGLGLGLEEDLRMEPLGLEGLHMLSDPCALLPDPAVEDSFRSDRLQ
- the CRTC2 gene encoding CREB-regulated transcription coactivator 2 isoform X12, translating into MATAGANGPGSAAASNPRKFSEKIALQKQRQAEETAAFEEVMMDIGSTRLQAQKLRLAYTRSSHYGGSLPNVNQIGCGLAEFQSPLHSPLDSARGTRHHGLVERVQRDPRRMVSPLRRCPRHVDSSPYGPAYLSPPPESGWRRAVPWGSFPAEKGQMFRLPSALNRTSSDSALHTSVMNPSPQDTYPGPAPPSILPGRRGGFLDGEVDSRVPAIEEHVLDDRHLLKPWDPKKLSSSSSRPRSCEVPGINAFPSPDQPAGVPGLPPAMNTGGSLPDLTSLHFPPPLPTPLDPEEMAYPSLSGGNSTSNLTHTMTHLGISGGLGPGAGYDAPGLQSPVSHLSLQPSLSNPNLQASLSGPQPQLQGSHSHPSLPASSLGRHALPATSLGHPSLSAPALSSSSSSASAPALGAPPYPPSTPGASPRHRRVPLSPLSLPAGPAEARRSQQQLPKQFSPTMSPTLSSITQGVPLDTSKLSTDQRLPPYPYSTPGLLLPSQPATPKPLQQPGLTSQACSRQPSGGQPLGRPLHFGSLYPPSSGGQGQPSYHRPGSDFGLGSLEQFTMESPSASLALDPPGFSEGPGFLGGEGPVSSLQDPRALNHQNLTRCSRRASGPDDLLPGESSPGFSKEIAAALAGVPGFEGPAAGLGLGLEEDLRMEPLGLEGLHMLSDPCALLPDPAVEDSFRSDRLQ
- the CRTC2 gene encoding CREB-regulated transcription coactivator 2 isoform X9 — its product is MATAGANGPGSAAASNPRKFSEKIALQKQRQAEETAAFEELQAQKLRLAYTRSSHYGGSLPNVNQIGCGLAEFQSPLHSPLDSARGTRHHGLVERVQRDPRRMVSPLRRCPRHVDSSPYGPAYLSPPPESGWRRAVPWGSFPAEKGQMFRLPSALNRTSSDSALHTSVMNPSPQDTYPGPAPPSILPGRRGGFLDGEVDSRAVSSSVFLFQVPAIEEHVLDDRHLLKPWDPKKLSSSSSRPRSCEVPGINAFPSPDQPAGVPGLPPAMNTGGSLPDLTSLHFPPPLPTPLDPEEMAYPSLSGGNSTSNLTHTMTHLGISGGLGPGAGYDAPGLQSPVSHLSLQPSLSNPNLQASLSGPQPQLQGSHSHPSLPASSLGRHALPATSLGHPSLSAPALSSSSSSASAPALGAPPYPPSTPGASPRHRRVPLSPLSLPAGPAEARRSQQQLPKQFSPTMSPTLSSITQGVPLDTSKLSTDQRLPPYPYSTPGLLLPSQPATPKPLQQPGLTSQACSRQPSGGQPLGRPLHFGSLYPPSSGGQGQPSYHRPGSDFGLGSPALRSALADDSHSDAFSPGHAHALSRQLEQFTMESPSASLALDPPGFSEGPGFLGGEGPVSSLQDPRALNHQNLTRCSRRASGPDDLLPGESSPGFSKEIAAALAGVPGFEGPAAGLGLGLEEDLRMEPLGLEGLHMLSDPCALLPDPAVEDSFRSDRLQ
- the CRTC2 gene encoding CREB-regulated transcription coactivator 2 isoform X2, producing MLGSAEQCMTPRSSPAALGLCFGWLQRSSEVGIHLPQKDLGSVGSACQTDGCGVLLPGQITFPQSGDQAGLNRVTAPSVTPSLKAPLAIQGLLNELEVCLLVLGLVFQRGEPAFPRCSSWGGTGSVAFLRGANGRAQKPVPSGAGRKELQAQKLRLAYTRSSHYGGSLPNVNQIGCGLAEFQSPLHSPLDSARGTRHHGLVERVQRDPRRMVSPLRRCPRHVDSSPYGPAYLSPPPESGWRRAVPWGSFPAEKGQMFRLPSALNRTSSDSALHTSVMNPSPQDTYPGPAPPSILPGRRGGFLDGEVDSRVPAIEEHVLDDRHLLKPWDPKKLSSSSSRPRSCEVPGINAFPSPDQPAGVPGLPPAMNTGGSLPDLTSLHFPPPLPTPLDPEEMAYPSLSGGNSTSNLTHTMTHLGISGGLGPGAGYDAPGLQSPVSHLSLQPSLSNPNLQASLSGPQPQLQGSHSHPSLPASSLGRHALPATSLGHPSLSAPALSSSSSSASAPALGAPPYPPSTPGASPRHRRVPLSPLSLPAGPAEARRSQQQLPKQFSPTMSPTLSSITQGVPLDTSKLSTDQRLPPYPYSTPGLLLPSQPATPKPLQQPGLTSQACSRQPSGGQPLGRPLHFGSLYPPSSGGQGQPSYHRPGSDFGLGSPALRSALADDSHSDAFSPGHAHALSRQLEQFTMESPSASLALDPPGFSEGPGFLGGEGPVSSLQDPRALNHQNLTRCSRRASGPDDLLPGESSPGFSKEIAAALAGVPGFEGPAAGLGLGLEEDLRMEPLGLEGLHMLSDPCALLPDPAVEDSFRSDRLQ
- the CRTC2 gene encoding CREB-regulated transcription coactivator 2 isoform X5 yields the protein MLGSAEQCMTPRSSPAALGLCFGWLQRSSEVGIHLPQKDLGSVGSACQTDGCGVLLPGQITFPQSGDQAGLNRVTAPSVTPSLKAPLAIQGLLNELEVCLLVLGLVFQRGEPAFPRCSSWGGTGSVAFLRGANGRAQKPVPSGAGRKELQAQKLRLAYTRSSHYGGSLPNVNQIGCGLAEFQSPLHSPLDSARGTRHHGLVERVQRDPRRMVSPLRRCPRHVDSSPYGPAYLSPPPESGWRRAVPWGSFPAEKGQMFRLPSALNRTSSDSALHTSVMNPSPQDTYPGPAPPSILPGRRGGFLDGEVDSRVPAIEEHVLDDRHLLKPWDPKKPAGVPGLPPAMNTGGSLPDLTSLHFPPPLPTPLDPEEMAYPSLSGGNSTSNLTHTMTHLGISGGLGPGAGYDAPGLQSPVSHLSLQPSLSNPNLQASLSGPQPQLQGSHSHPSLPASSLGRHALPATSLGHPSLSAPALSSSSSSASAPALGAPPYPPSTPGASPRHRRVPLSPLSLPAGPAEARRSQQQLPKQFSPTMSPTLSSITQGVPLDTSKLSTDQRLPPYPYSTPGLLLPSQPATPKPLQQPGLTSQACSRQPSGGQPLGRPLHFGSLYPPSSGGQGQPSYHRPGSDFGLGSPALRSALADDSHSDAFSPGHAHALSRQLEQFTMESPSASLALDPPGFSEGPGFLGGEGPVSSLQDPRALNHQNLTRCSRRASGPDDLLPGESSPGFSKEIAAALAGVPGFEGPAAGLGLGLEEDLRMEPLGLEGLHMLSDPCALLPDPAVEDSFRSDRLQ
- the CRTC2 gene encoding CREB-regulated transcription coactivator 2 isoform X1 codes for the protein MLGSAEQCMTPRSSPAALGLCFGWLQRSSEVGIHLPQKDLGSVGSACQTDGCGVLLPGQITFPQSGDQAGLNRVTAPSVTPSLKAPLAIQGLLNELEVCLLVLGLVFQRGEPAFPRCSSWGGTGSVAFLRGANGRAQKPVPSGAGRKELQAQKLRLAYTRSSHYGGSLPNVNQIGCGLAEFQSPLHSPLDSARGTRHHGLVERVQRDPRRMVSPLRRCPRHVDSSPYGPAYLSPPPESGWRRAVPWGSFPAEKGQMFRLPSALNRTSSDSALHTSVMNPSPQDTYPGPAPPSILPGRRGGFLDGEVDSRAVSSSVFLFQVPAIEEHVLDDRHLLKPWDPKKLSSSSSRPRSCEVPGINAFPSPDQPAGVPGLPPAMNTGGSLPDLTSLHFPPPLPTPLDPEEMAYPSLSGGNSTSNLTHTMTHLGISGGLGPGAGYDAPGLQSPVSHLSLQPSLSNPNLQASLSGPQPQLQGSHSHPSLPASSLGRHALPATSLGHPSLSAPALSSSSSSASAPALGAPPYPPSTPGASPRHRRVPLSPLSLPAGPAEARRSQQQLPKQFSPTMSPTLSSITQGVPLDTSKLSTDQRLPPYPYSTPGLLLPSQPATPKPLQQPGLTSQACSRQPSGGQPLGRPLHFGSLYPPSSGGQGQPSYHRPGSDFGLGSPALRSALADDSHSDAFSPGHAHALSRQLEQFTMESPSASLALDPPGFSEGPGFLGGEGPVSSLQDPRALNHQNLTRCSRRASGPDDLLPGESSPGFSKEIAAALAGVPGFEGPAAGLGLGLEEDLRMEPLGLEGLHMLSDPCALLPDPAVEDSFRSDRLQ
- the CRTC2 gene encoding CREB-regulated transcription coactivator 2 isoform X6, which translates into the protein MLGSAEQCMTPRSSPAALGLCFGWLQRSSEVGIHLPQKDLGSVGSACQTDGCGVLLPGQITFPQSGDQAGLNRVTAPSVTPSLKAPLAIQGLLNELEVCLLVLGLVFQRGEPAFPRCSSWGGTGSVAFLRGANGRAQKPVPSGAGRKELQAQKLRLAYTRSSHYGGSLPNVNQIGCGLAEFQSPLHSPLDSARGTRHHGLVERVQRDPRRMVSPLRRCPRHVDSSPYGPAYLSPPPESGWRRAVPWGSFPAEKGQMFRLPSALNRTSSDSALHTSVMNPSPQDTYPGPAPPSILPGRRGGFLDGEVDSRVPAIEEHVLDDRHLLKPWDPKKLSSSSSRPRSCEVPGINAFPSPDQPAGVPGLPPAMNTGGSLPDLTSLHFPPPLPTPLDPEEMAYPSLSGGNSTSNLTHTMTHLGISGGLGPGAGYDAPGLQSPVSHLSLQPSLSNPNLQASLSGPQPQLQGSHSHPSLPASSLGRHALPATSLGHPSLSAPALSSSSSSASAPALGAPPYPPSTPGASPRHRRVPLSPLSLPAGPAEARRSQQQLPKQFSPTMSPTLSSITQGVPLDTSKLSTDQRLPPYPYSTPGLLLPSQPATPKPLQQPGLTSQACSRQPSGGQPLGRPLHFGSLYPPSSGGQGQPSYHRPGSDFGLGSLEQFTMESPSASLALDPPGFSEGPGFLGGEGPVSSLQDPRALNHQNLTRCSRRASGPDDLLPGESSPGFSKEIAAALAGVPGFEGPAAGLGLGLEEDLRMEPLGLEGLHMLSDPCALLPDPAVEDSFRSDRLQ
- the CRTC2 gene encoding CREB-regulated transcription coactivator 2 isoform X7 — encoded protein: MFCPGRRGGDAGLGSSRAGHQLAAPVSEGVRAGVCPAGLQSSFRDTFFSERQLQAQKLRLAYTRSSHYGGSLPNVNQIGCGLAEFQSPLHSPLDSARGTRHHGLVERVQRDPRRMVSPLRRCPRHVDSSPYGPAYLSPPPESGWRRAVPWGSFPAEKGQMFRLPSALNRTSSDSALHTSVMNPSPQDTYPGPAPPSILPGRRGGFLDGEVDSRAVSSSVFLFQVPAIEEHVLDDRHLLKPWDPKKLSSSSSRPRSCEVPGINAFPSPDQPAGVPGLPPAMNTGGSLPDLTSLHFPPPLPTPLDPEEMAYPSLSGGNSTSNLTHTMTHLGISGGLGPGAGYDAPGLQSPVSHLSLQPSLSNPNLQASLSGPQPQLQGSHSHPSLPASSLGRHALPATSLGHPSLSAPALSSSSSSASAPALGAPPYPPSTPGASPRHRRVPLSPLSLPAGPAEARRSQQQLPKQFSPTMSPTLSSITQGVPLDTSKLSTDQRLPPYPYSTPGLLLPSQPATPKPLQQPGLTSQACSRQPSGGQPLGRPLHFGSLYPPSSGGQGQPSYHRPGSDFGLGSPALRSALADDSHSDAFSPGHAHALSRQLEQFTMESPSASLALDPPGFSEGPGFLGGEGPVSSLQDPRALNHQNLTRCSRRASGPDDLLPGESSPGFSKEIAAALAGVPGFEGPAAGLGLGLEEDLRMEPLGLEGLHMLSDPCALLPDPAVEDSFRSDRLQ
- the CRTC2 gene encoding CREB-regulated transcription coactivator 2 isoform X3, which encodes MLGSAEQCMTPRSSPAALGLCFGWLQRSSEVGIHLPQKDLGSVGSACQTDGCGVLLPGQITFPQSGDQAGLNRVTAPSVTPSLKAPLAIQGLLNELEVCLLVLGLVFQRGEPAFPRCSSWGGTGSVAFLRGANGRAQKPVPSGAGRKELQAQKLRLAYTRSSHYGGSLPNVNQIGCGLAEFQSPLHSPLDSARGTRHHGLVERVQRDPRRMVSPLRRCPRHVDSSPYGPAYLSPPPESGWRRAVPWGSFPAEKGQMFRLPSALNRTSSDSALHTSVMNPSPQDTYPGPAPPSILPGRRGGFLDGEVDSRAVSSSVFLFQVPAIEEHVLDDRHLLKPWDPKKPAGVPGLPPAMNTGGSLPDLTSLHFPPPLPTPLDPEEMAYPSLSGGNSTSNLTHTMTHLGISGGLGPGAGYDAPGLQSPVSHLSLQPSLSNPNLQASLSGPQPQLQGSHSHPSLPASSLGRHALPATSLGHPSLSAPALSSSSSSASAPALGAPPYPPSTPGASPRHRRVPLSPLSLPAGPAEARRSQQQLPKQFSPTMSPTLSSITQGVPLDTSKLSTDQRLPPYPYSTPGLLLPSQPATPKPLQQPGLTSQACSRQPSGGQPLGRPLHFGSLYPPSSGGQGQPSYHRPGSDFGLGSPALRSALADDSHSDAFSPGHAHALSRQLEQFTMESPSASLALDPPGFSEGPGFLGGEGPVSSLQDPRALNHQNLTRCSRRASGPDDLLPGESSPGFSKEIAAALAGVPGFEGPAAGLGLGLEEDLRMEPLGLEGLHMLSDPCALLPDPAVEDSFRSDRLQ
- the CRTC2 gene encoding CREB-regulated transcription coactivator 2 isoform X10 — translated: MFCPGRRGGDAGLGSSRAGHQLALQAQKLRLAYTRSSHYGGSLPNVNQIGCGLAEFQSPLHSPLDSARGTRHHGLVERVQRDPRRMVSPLRRCPRHVDSSPYGPAYLSPPPESGWRRAVPWGSFPAEKGQMFRLPSALNRTSSDSALHTSVMNPSPQDTYPGPAPPSILPGRRGGFLDGEVDSRAVSSSVFLFQVPAIEEHVLDDRHLLKPWDPKKLSSSSSRPRSCEVPGINAFPSPDQPAGVPGLPPAMNTGGSLPDLTSLHFPPPLPTPLDPEEMAYPSLSGGNSTSNLTHTMTHLGISGGLGPGAGYDAPGLQSPVSHLSLQPSLSNPNLQASLSGPQPQLQGSHSHPSLPASSLGRHALPATSLGHPSLSAPALSSSSSSASAPALGAPPYPPSTPGASPRHRRVPLSPLSLPAGPAEARRSQQQLPKQFSPTMSPTLSSITQGVPLDTSKLSTDQRLPPYPYSTPGLLLPSQPATPKPLQQPGLTSQACSRQPSGGQPLGRPLHFGSLYPPSSGGQGQPSYHRPGSDFGLGSPALRSALADDSHSDAFSPGHAHALSRQLEQFTMESPSASLALDPPGFSEGPGFLGGEGPVSSLQDPRALNHQNLTRCSRRASGPDDLLPGESSPGFSKEIAAALAGVPGFEGPAAGLGLGLEEDLRMEPLGLEGLHMLSDPCALLPDPAVEDSFRSDRLQ